The DNA sequence ctttagctttttcttaaaggtgcagagggactctgcagatccaatggagtttgtaagttcattccaccaccggggggcgacagaggagaagagtctagtcagagacttaggaccctgttgtgaaggttggatcagacgcctttcattggcagggcgtagtgggcgggagggagtgtagacctggatgagagagttaaagtaaggaggagacgtttttgtcgctgttttgtaagcgagcagcagagttctaaatttgatgcgagcagtaactgggagccagtgtcaggagatgaacagcggagtgacatgtgctcttttaggaaggttgaagaccagttatgctgctgcattttgtatcatctgcagaggtttgatagtgcatgtaggttATCGATATCGTGTACTGTTTTCCGGAGCTGAGTTGCTGATTGGAGTGAGCCATCTTGCACCCATACTATCTCTGCTGAGAGTTAGGGATGTAAAACAGCGCCTAGAAGCGACAGgaaaacacaccacagcatTATTTGGGCTACATGACGTTGTCAAACATCTAAACTGTGAGAGCATTTCACCCTTTGACGTTGCAAAAATTGGAGTCTCGACCGAGTGAATGAGCTGCCTCAGTCAGTGCTTCACATCCTGAAAAGCAGGAGGAGGGTTTTTAAAGGCGAACAGACTTTTGTCTGTGATGTAGCCCCGGCATTATATCAGCTGCAGTTTGCACGTTTTAATGATTTCAGGAAGAATTTCAACACATTCTGAAACTACGAAATGTTATCTAAGAGCAGAGACCTTATTTGTGCTTGCAGGATCCATAATGACTCTTAACTGGCTTTATTGTTGACTCTTCAGGTAAACGCAGATTCAACATCAAGCTGTGGAAAACGTTCACAGATTGCTTCAACTGCCTGCCCATCGCCGCCATCGTGGACGAGAAGATCTTCTGCTGTCACGGAGGTCAGTGTGATTCTTAAATGAGGTTTTCGGTAGAGGGAGAGTTCTGATACCTTAACTTCTGGTACAGCTGGAGGATGAAATAGACAAGCTATGACCTCTGTAATAGACTTGTCAGTACTTTTGGTTTTTACTAATCCGGTGTGAGGAAACTGGGTCAGAATAAGTCAGCAGGTGAATTCATGCACGGACACAGGAGAGAGATTTCTACAGAGATTAACGAGGTGATGTGTCGTCTGCAGGTCTCTCTCCCGACCTGCAGTCCATGGAGCAGATCAGACGCATCATGAGACCCACAGACGTGCCTGACACGGGTaggtcaccacacacacacacacacacacacacacacacacacacacaccaatgtgCATACTGGGCCAGGTGGCTGTCTTCTTACTCCGGTCtggtttttaatttaatatctAAGCTCCTCTAGATAATCTCTATGGTCGGAGATTTACGAGTATACATTTTGAATGTTGCACTGTTTTGAATATTGAGAAGCACAGATTTAGTGCAGAGCCGTTTGAAGATTCTGCATTTTAGCCTGTTTTCTGGCAGAATTATCAAACACTTTAAGTTTCCTGAATGTAAAGTTTGCTGCTTTTCTGTATCACTTACAACATATAAATGTTGAGTGTTTGGGACTTTGAGTTTCAGTAATTTATCATAAAACCAATCGTAGCTGCAGCCCTTATCTAAACATTTCCCCTGTGACGCCGGTTACATCCGCCCGTGAACTGACTTTGTGAacagtttgagctctctgtCTTGTTCGGTTTCTCATGCTAACAGTGCAgggatcaaaaaaaatccatgtcCGTTTTCATCAAACTTCTCAGACCAGGGAAATCGACCATAACAGGCCAAAAAAAGTTCTCGGAGTGACGCAGACTTGTTTCTACTTTTAGCCCCCGAGGGTGAACTCAACGTTTCTTAACTTAGAAATGactccctccacctcctccaccacctccgcCTGAACAGCATCTCCTGCTCTCCTAAATATCATCAGAGACTAGCACGCACACTGTGAGGGAGGACAGATGCTGCAGTACCAGTCCCTGTTTCTGTTCAGCTGCTTTTTAAGCTCTGTCGTCGTCATAAAACACTGCTGTCACATAAATGTCTgcttcagaaatgttttataaaaatgaagCGGTGGATGTGGGAGCTTTTGCCCCCTCTTCACCGGACCTGGTCACTCTTCTCCTTATAAGGTCGTCTGTGTTCAGACTCTGGCAGCAGCCGTCTCTCAGGTCCTCTTATGGTCGTTCATGGAGGCTCAGAGTGTCTGGATGTGAagaatgtgtgtatatatacatgGTCAGCATTGTGTTTGAATACATGACGTtatgaaaatgtgatttgagTACTTTAAGAATGCAGCAGAAACTTATTTTCCATACTGTGGCTCAGATTTGAGAGTTTGATTTGGGTCttactctcctccttttctaaAAGCATTATTAATAAGACATAGTTAAAGTTGTGTATTTCCTCCTCCAGGCCTCCTGTGTGATCTGCTGTGGTCAGACCCGGACAAAGACGTGCAGGGCTGGGGAGAAAACGACCGCGGCGTCTCGTTCACATTCGGGGCTGATGTGGTCAGCAAGTTTCTCAACCGCCATGACCTGGACCTCATCTGCAGGGCCCACCAGGTacgaaaaaaaaacccatcctGGACACATAATGATTAAGTATCattctttttaaagtttgagtTATTCTAAGatcctgtttttttaacctggGCCAAAGGGGGAGCACGATGACGCACCCCCACAGGGCTACAAAGATATAATATCAATGAGCTCTTTATCATCCCCATGTTCTCCTGCTCGGTCAAGAGTTCATTTCTAGTATTTAAAAAGCTTCACAAAAAGATCTGTTTCAGCAGATATCCTTTCTGTAAGCACGTAAGACACTTACTATCACAATCTTCAAGATATAAAGGGAAATCTTGTTGTACCTGTTAAGTCGTTTAGACCCCAGAATTTGAAAAAATACTGcccaggaaaataaaaaatcttacAAAAATCTTTCTCACTGATTTATGAGGCATCTTAAAAGCAAACATTCATCCAGAAAGCTTAACTTTTCAACTGATTATGAAGTGTTCAAAGTTTTCCCACTGTGTGTCTGGCGCCCCCAGGTGGTAGAAGATGGTTATGAGTTCTTTGCCAAGCGGCAGCTGGTGACTCTGTTCTCGGCTCCTAACTACTGCGGAGAGTTCGACAACGCTGGAGGAATGATGAGCGTGGATGAAACTCTGATGTGCTCCTTCCAGGTACAAAAATGAGAGAcctaaaacatctttaaaagagtAGAGGGTACCTAAAGATGAACCTAAGTGAATGGTAGTAGTAGAGTTAGTCTGATATGGCAGTGAACGTTTGTAATTCtgcagtttttaatttaattttgccCTTTATAGATCCTGAAGCCATCTGAGAAGAAAGCAAAGTACCAGTATGGAGGGATGAACGCGGGTCGGCCCGTCACCCCGCCTCGCACAGCGCAAGCTCCAAAGAAACGATGAAGACAAACggagggaggaagagacacagagtagcagacagagagagagagggggggatgagTGTCAGAGATCTTTTCACTACACAAAATAAACGAGAGCAACACTTatcagaggagaaaacaaacacacccaaaCCTgtctttcatatttcatttcttcttctgaactGCTGTCACACTTCTTCTCCCTCAGTTTTCTTTCCCTTCTTCTGCACCCgtgtaacatttttaaacacaagtgttaaaaaagagaaataagaaaacaatacaAGGCGGTGTCATTCTGTAGCATATCagagtgttttcttctttttttttgtctttgtcttttttgccttttatttttcttgacaACAGAATGACAACTAGTTTAGTTTACCACATCTCCTTACTCCCCCTGCCTGTCTGTACGGGCACAACAGGTATTACTGACGACTGCTGggttttcaataaataataCGAGAAATGAATCCACCCGTGTGGTTCTTACAGTTAAGTCTCAATGCAACATCAACACTGCATGGAAACAGCACAACAAAGGTGAAAAGGTTTTGTCTCTTCTTACAGGATCTATTAGTCAATccaattatttcatttaatgAGGGATCTTCCGCAAGTTACAGCTAACGATCTGGCCGCAAATAAATGTCAGCGACGTATTTAAGGCTGTAGGTAAGAACATTTCCATGCTGCCACACAATTAATTTCTAATGACTttgataaatgaataaataactaAAGGTCTAAAATTAAGGCTGTGAACTTTCACGTGTTAATTGCATTTCATTTAAGGTccaaaatgaatgtattaatTTTGTCCCTTTCTGTGCACCGTACTTAATCCACAGTAGTTTTCCTGCAGCCAGATTGATGGACATGAACGACCCTGTGGTGCCTTTGAGTGGCTCATTTTACTCCAAATAATAGAACACCAACAACCTTTTTCTAAAAATACTTATGTGAATAACATTAAAaaccttgaaataaaaaataaatacaattatgaacaacaaaaatgacacaggaaaacacaaaatttTCGATGTAGTAACCATAGCAACCCTCGAACGTCCTCAAAGATACTAACTACGCCAGTCATATGCCTTCACAAGTATTTGCGTCATGACGTAGGTGCCAAAGACAACAATACAAAAacggaaataaaaaaaagaatcgaacagaataattattaaataaaaaacaattttgttgtcatttttatttatttatagcatttatatTTGTATGTGGGAATTGCACTTGCTCACCAATTAAATCATCCCACCTTTCAAAACAATGCTTCTTGTAAACCTCTCTTTACGGGATATACATCAACccttttgtatttgttaaagcCACAATAGTAACTTATTTAATTAAACTTCACAAAGTACTGGCCCCTAAGCAGACATGTTATCTCGTAATCTCAGGGTTACAACTCTGGCTTTCCTGCATTAAGTGAAATCCAGTCTTTTTCTCAAGAAATTAACTCGTTAACACAGGAAAACCAGAGATGTTGTCTCGAGATAACCACATGAATAAGTTGAGATCTCCAGAAAAGACCGATACTAGTTTTCACAAGCTTCCTGACTCAGTTTGCAGTTTTGAAGACAAACTTCTTCCAACAGGCAGagacctcgagcagaaccagaatCATCGGAAACAGCCATCTGTTGCATTTTGACATCTACCGACTGTGGTGAAAAGATGATCTTGTGGAGtgatgtgttgctttttttccaGCAGGTGCAATCGGCAAAATGTTAGCAGCATGCAAACTCTTAAGGAGGACATTACATTCAAACAAGGCCAATTCCAAGTTTGCCAGCAACCACAAATCACACTTGTTTCCAACCATCCATTTATTGACAGTTAAATCTACAAAGATACATTGTCCACATGCACAGGCATGATTTCCCTTTCTGTATCTCAGACGTGGTCGTGACATGTTTGGGGTCTCCTCTGGGTTTGTTGATCTATGTTGCCCATGTTGGATGATTTCCTGCTGCCATCACATTTAGCAATACAAGCACAGACGATTAATCACAAGGAGGCAGCCCAGCAGCTCGTAACATTCAATCCATTATGACACCATAACTATTAAGACCAAACTGAACCTATAAACTGGATACTCATTATTTCACATTCTAACATTTTGTGCTTGttgtgtcacaaaaaaaaaaatcaggttttGAAGttctataaattaaaaaatatatcccCGTATGAAATCACTAACATAGACAAAGTCCTCTGTTACTGATGCTGCATTCACAGTCTGCAGGAAATGTGGTTTATTTCAGATTCCTGCTGCCAGAATATAGTTCAAGTTTTAGTTTGAATGAACTACACTTTAACTTTGAGGGGACTGGCAGGTCTCCCACAACTTCTTTTCTTCAAATATCATTAGTGATGATGACAACTAAAAGCTCTACGTGTAtgttaaataacaaaaagcCATATTTAGtttgatgtaaaaaatgaaataagagcTATGAACCTCTAAACCAAGGCCCTATAGAAACAAAGTTTAACCGTCTTGCAGCTGGGCGTATAGGCTGGAACAAAAGTATTCAAGTCTAATGCAATA is a window from the Labrus mixtus chromosome 23, fLabMix1.1, whole genome shotgun sequence genome containing:
- the LOC132958207 gene encoding serine/threonine-protein phosphatase PP1-beta catalytic subunit yields the protein MAEGELDVDSLISRLLEVRGCRPGKIVQMTEAEVRGLCIKSREIFLSQPILLELEAPLKICGDIHGQYTDLLRLFEYGGFPPEANYLFLGDYVDRGKQSLETICLLLAYKIKYPENFFLLRGNHECASINRIYGFYDECKRRFNIKLWKTFTDCFNCLPIAAIVDEKIFCCHGGLSPDLQSMEQIRRIMRPTDVPDTGLLCDLLWSDPDKDVQGWGENDRGVSFTFGADVVSKFLNRHDLDLICRAHQVVEDGYEFFAKRQLVTLFSAPNYCGEFDNAGGMMSVDETLMCSFQILKPSEKKAKYQYGGMNAGRPVTPPRTAQAPKKR